The window ACGACCGTGCCATTCTCGACATGAGGTAGAAGCGCATCCTGCTGGGCTTTGTTAAATCGATGCACCTCGTCGACGAACAGGATTGTGCGTTGCTGGTGATGTCTCAGGCGATCGTTGGCGTCCGCGATCGCCTGGCGGATGTCCTTTACGCCAGCGAGTACGGCGTTGAGAGTGGCAAAGTAGGATGCCGTTGTGTTGGCAACGATTCGTGCGAGAGTGGTCTTGCCTGTCCCGGGTGGGCCAAAAAGAATCAGTGACGTGAGGCGATCGGCCTCGATCGCTCTTCTCAGGAGTTTGCCTGGGCCGAGGATATGATGTTGACCTACAAACTCGTCGAGCGACCGCGGTCTCAGTCGGTCGGCAAGGGGTGCTCGTTGGCGGCGTACGGCTTCGGCGGCCTCGTCGAAGAGGTTAGACATTTTGCTGTTGGATCAGTCGGATCGTGTGTACGATCCGTATGGTACGTGGGTCCGCAAACGGTGCAGAGATTGATCCGGCAGGGTGTGATTTGGCGGGGTTGCGTTCAATGGGTTAGACTGTCGTCGGGGCGGAGGAGCGGCGGCCCCCGGCGACTCAGCCGACTCAGCGCATCGCCCCAAACAGGTTCTTCATCCCTTCCTCGAACAGCACCGCCCCACCCTGAGACGGATGACGCACGTAGGTGCAATCCGCTCCCAGGTGCTCCAACTGATACTGAGCCTTTCGACCCAGCGCAATAACTATCCCGGGTTCCACAACTTCCAACACCGCGCGCGTGAGCCACGCAAACCCTTTTAACTCGGAAGTTCGTGGAGTCCGAATAGACATGGGCTCCCCAACCCGATGCGGATGAAACGGCACGGCGTTCCACGCGATAAACCCCGGGAAATACGGGGCCATCACCCTCCAGAAAATCCGCGCACTGTACTCCCTGTGAGGCAGATCACCTTTGCCTGAGACCCTGCCAGCTAACGGAAAATCAGCATCTACCAACTGCTCCTCACTGGTGATCGGAAC of the Rhodothermales bacterium genome contains:
- a CDS encoding uracil-DNA glycosylase, with amino-acid sequence MYQICHERLFTIPSTEDLFNPYGDEDADVDRSGAALERGNNLKRYLASYRDRPEVVVIAEAPGPWGCRFSGVPITSEEQLVDADFPLAGRVSGKGDLPHREYSARIFWRVMAPYFPGFIAWNAVPFHPHRVGEPMSIRTPRTSELKGFAWLTRAVLEVVEPGIVIALGRKAQYQLEHLGADCTYVRHPSQGGAVLFEEGMKNLFGAMR